Sequence from the Uloborus diversus isolate 005 chromosome 8, Udiv.v.3.1, whole genome shotgun sequence genome:
cttcaaatggttatcctttatgcggggcaaaatttcagaaatattttcttgaactaaaaagtacattcgtaagtctgaaattttcgtgttttattctgaCTGAAcgctaaggaaatgaatattgtcgtaTTCTAATGCAGTAATTTATTGAATGGCCTCTAATTAATGGCGTTTGGCGTAAGTAACGTCGTAAAAGTGTGGGAAACGCTGAAAACCAGATTTGCGAATTTTCCGGATACTTAGTTGATCGTGAAATCTAGAAATCCATTAAACGCAAGACTAATAAGGCTGCAaaaactcataaatcaaatttctgttGATATTAACGAAATGCAAAAGCATTAGTTATCAATAATTACCGTAATCGCAAACACAAAacctttataaattaattaaaaaaaaaaaaacccgctatCATGAAAGAGAATTCTTTtatacactatagtagaaaaatcgcacattcaggctcaaaaacttattttttgcctttcccttcattttctttcgttttaaaacatcgaaaagtggtggatttttttttttcttttccaaacagaatgtgaAGGTCTCAGATATTatgaataacttaagttttttggtgtgtaaattattctctcactatattagtttttaatatttcgatatttataagcatttctgaaccgttttcttcttattttaatatgtataaccatttattatagtaatttaagttttacaaacaattggccaatagcgctttttagcgatccagaaaaccgggaaattcagatatccgggatagcgatggtcccgaacttcccggataattggttctctattgtagttcttttttcttttatttaaatctgTTTCttaaacatgcgtcacttgacacaacttttattttagaggtagACCATGCATTACAGCTAGTAAGAGATAAGTTTCGTCACTAACAGAGGGTTGCCTGGTCTCTCCTAGAGATcttttaacccattaagcgctgctatatgaaccacattgaaattACTTAAGctttcatgtgttttgatattcaatacacatctctaatcatatgtagctgaaatttcgcaaaaatatttctaggttaggagatatggtatggtcccaaaatgggagacttggcgtttaacggggacaacatacatatccctgccactatgttgatacttgaataatttctggctaaatccaattagaaagccctaaaatcgtttttatgtaattaatatggctaggtattggtactttatgtacatattttacatattcaagctttaaaatgtaaaacttttaagttttcatgacacccaaagctatatattttgggcccccttgcaacaaaagccGTGGAGGCCAGCCgtagaggctagcagtgtatatttgcaacattaataagtattagtatgctagttattttcaatttcttgagccgttggggcCTTTTGgaacgtctcccccccccccccctatgcccTTACATCACTCCGCGTCTGGTTTTCATTTGTGTTGAATTCCTTTTTCTTacacatttttgtacaaaatggaACTTTccccacacattttactaccttttagcaaaaagccttaggattttcatacacaaaaagagaagaggtagcttttttctattaaccgtgtagggggatcgagcaatggtaaatgacaaggacatgaagcactatataaaatgtatcttataaaatggaacaaagatatttttgggctccctgatggtgtaattgtgttattataggcaagggtttttttgcagttaacatttcggttgcttcacaacatgtttgatgacatgatttattcattatcataatgtttttagagataaatgtctagcatgcttcgcattgaggaattatcaaaggtcatagtttctccgatttcatccaacaaattacgataaatggtaaaaatataaagtgagacagttatcgcattatatctgtgatctaaacgatttcgattaaagttttttttctcaactatctgaaaagaatttggcgattcacaaacaagtgatcctgcactcatcttcttgttttaagctaaaacatattattttaatagtgtttgaagctcgtagcaaagtcaaaaattcttactacatttttgatttcaaaaaaaaaaaaaaaaatagtgaagaaatttctctattgaaattcaacctccctaattgaagggggagcgccctcaagggggaggggagcatggagctgactgagctataaaattattttatggtggggggaggaatagttttaaagggaatttgaactacttttacggaaatctctttcgtgatctgtagaaattcagagagatgcgtcatcctccttagggagtattggcacccctgtttctccagaactttcttctaaacgaatgaaatgttacttgttttgataaaagcacttgctcttgaccttgaacaataaaagagtgtttacaatgagaaactacaaagggggttgtggcttcaacaggaaaaaaaagggagagttcattcatgcaaaatgggtgaagatgatttctactgggcatgacttgctctgctaatcagaacacgccaagtctcccattttgggacttcagtaaataaagtcctctaaaactactttaaattatttttcttgggtcctgtttgttgtgatttgaaaaaaggtctattgaacttcatattccatgttcctaatttcctgcatttgcatttattatttttagggaattttttccctgtgtaatgcaaaaacaagaattttttgcaaaattaaaaattttttaaaaaaagaatttacattccaaacctttttgaaaaaattaccagtgaagtttggttctctatcattcattttaaaaaatttcaaaatgatatcttaattacttgatgaagaaaaaaatcttaattgaaggttcccaaaatgggagacttggcgcttaatgggttaacaTTGAGTCAATTGGAGAGAAAAATCGGCACTTTGGAAAGTAGGTCGTTGACGGAGGTGATCCCTGTATAGAAGtcatagaagtttcactgtattaaaattCCCTTTTTTGTCAATAAATGAAAGTAATGGTTTTGTTTTTTGatgaataattttgttatttccaCTTTAAGTCAGGAGATTTAAAAGTAACTCGTCACCTTGCTTCTGAAATTACCGTCAAAGGAGCATCTTTATATGATTTACTACTGAAAGAAATGGATTTACGAGTGAGTTTTTGCTGTTAAGTTTATGTTCCTCTattcattttttagaaacatactgtgttgaaatattttattgttttttcatccCTGCAGGAAAGTCGATCGTCAGTCATATCAAAACAGCTGGATATAACTGAAATTGAACAAGGTATTAAGCAAGCAACAAAAGGATTAGAAGTAAGTTGAgttaaatgttttcttaaaacaagctgatgtgtgcatcacatgacttccttttaccccaatttaatgtcattttctcattattggcagttttaatgtgattcaatagtttactctctaaatatcaccaacagtggccaaattgaaatcagactttttttatgaaaaaaaaaatcgctaaatttgtctaCAAGTTGGagtcaaaacttggcgaccaaaagactggtgatatatcgccaagtgtccaccaaattataacaccacttgcgtttacatcaaaattaacaatgatttccccccaaaaaaggggcaaaagaccctttcagaaacacccgaatgcaaccaaaaggggaggtgcacatctaggccccactaggagtctacgtaccaaatttaaactttctaggacataccgtttttgagctgtgaaaaatacatacacatacgcacatacatatgtacacacagacctcacgagaaaactcattgtaattaacttgggaatcatcaaaatggatatttcgcgtgtgtatacaaatacaaatgtgacgaccagcaacaggctctgggcccagctaggctggtcctagtcaattaattagtccccaatgaagatcaatggccctcttaaagctatccacccccttgctcattaccgcctcttccggtaagctattccaagtgcccacgaccctgctaaagtagtagtttttcctgatttccaagttagcctgagatttaaatagcttaaaacaatgaccccttgtcctgctttccccgcaaaaatttaacccatttacatctttcattttgataaatttaaataactgaatcatgtcccctctgactctcctttgctccaggctatacatgttaagcctattaagtctggtatcataatctaactctgagagtccccttactaatttagttacccttctttgaaccctttccaattcaaaaatatctttcttcagataaggcgaccaaaactgaacagcatactccaaatgaggtcttactaaactcctatataaaggcagaagaactttcttagatttgtttgaaatagatctattgatgaacccaagcatatacgttcttaggcacttatccacatgtggtcgagtcgaaagaaaacctcatcattcattcgggggtgagtaaaatggaaattaaggttgatttttgagtgaaaatttttttgtgaatacagtacttccttttttgtaaaaggaagtaattaggAACGGTAATTGCACTTTTTTGATATATCATTCATAGATTGAATGATCTCTTAGGTGTATCGCAGTGACTGTTTCAagtattttgaattgaaaaaaatccatttagaCGCAGTTATTTCAACAAGTTTTCcctaattaatataaataaaaaagtttgttcattttctTGATACATGTGTTGTTTGCTATCTATGATAATGccaaatatgctacaaaaaaaaaaaaaatctcaaaaccaTTAACCTGTAAGTATTCTCTCAATATTTAGGTCTAAGTCTTAGTGCATAATAATTTTAGTTTCTGACCATAATAAAACAAGAATAACTATAATTAGTTAGTGGTTACTCAACGCCACTAGAAGAATACAACACACATCCACTCTAACAAGTATTGTTGTTGTGATTCTCATTAAACAAATCTTTTTAGTCGCCTAATGACTTACTTGCACAGAAGTAGCTATATCACGTTTGGGAATAATTCAAAAATTGGGATTTTGGCGTGATCACAAATTTTGGGAAATTATCATTTCATTCTGGCAATACCAGCAAGGCATGTATATTAGCTCTTAGTCATTGGCGACAATTGAGTAACTTACCAAGAATTCCAATCATTGAAAATCTTCCCTAGTATATGTACAACAATCAGTatcattaaattttgaataatttcttcaTGTACACTATTTGTGTGAAAAAATACTTATCTGTCAGCTTTTAATATTAGGAGGAAATCAAGAAAACAAATAGCATGATTGAAAATATTGCTGCTGATGAAGCAAATTTAGAAGCCAAAATTGAGAAAagaaaacttgatttagaaagaAACCAAAAACGATTGcaaactttaaaatctgtcaggttagtgatttttcttacatttttaagtaaaaatttgaatttattatgAAACTCAAAAAGATTGATTTATGCTTATGTATCTTTAatttatcatttgcatttttttcccaaacaaaacatttttttcccaacagaattaaagtaaaaataaaataaagtaatatatcCCCAAATTTAAAATCAGAATTTAGTGTCTTCatcacattatattatttttttaaaaagtaattaatgttTTAGAAAGTTGctctttctttttgaatcaagGTACTGTGTACATAGAATTTTAAATATGGGGCAAAAGGtagactaaattaaaaatttgaattaatgtctaatgaatcaataataacaaGGCCTTAGGTATTTCTTGAAGCATCACTAAcctaaatgttaattaaaaaataatttcttcccaaaattttcaataaataaaaatgttttaatcaaatAAGAACGTCTGCATACAAGTATATGCTAACAGCATTACCAATCAGTTTTTTCTTAACCAGCAGCTGTACGTGCCAGCTTAGCAATGTAATAAAGACTTCAAAAATCTGTCCTTTGTTTATTGATTATTGCAATTGCTTATTCATTGTAAACAAGGAATGTAgttcagttttttaatataattttgaaatgtttataatGGCTGTGGGAAGCATGAATCacataaaactttatttaaaagacaCCATTGCGACAAATTCCAGACtcctaaaaaaatacctttgtgccaaatttgatgaAGATCCAATGCAAGATATAGATGTGTttaacatacatatatacactcagttttatttatatttggttGAGTGATTGCTCTTGAGAGGATTTGTCTCACTTCAAGTACaaattaatagattttttttagacttttatACCTTcaaaaataacagttaaaaaaaaaaagaatctgtcAAATACTTAAACTCATGAAAAACTTAGTCTACGAGTTAGCATGTATTAAACATAGTTATTCCACAATGCAGTTTTTTGATATGTAAAACACGCCAGTAAAGAAGAATAGTAAATTGAAAGCAAAGAATTCTTTTAAGCTTTGGAAGAAGTGTTTTTGACATTTACTTTGAAGTTAAGcttgtgaaatttatttttctctgaaGGCCAGCTTTTATGGATGAATACGAGCGCTTGGAAGTTGAATTAGAGGATCTTTATAAGAAATATGTAATGAAGTTTACTTGGTTGGCTTATCTGGAGCAGCAACTAGAAGAGCTTGAAAAAATCGAGCAAGAACTAATATTGGTAAGAGTTCTCCATTTGTTGAAATGTCGTATCCACATGAATTTActtgatataatttaaatttaattgtgtaattttataacaatttaaaaatcaaaagtagaCAGTCATTTCTTCAGAAGTAGTTACTTATTAACTCCTCCTGGAAACAACCGCCATCCCAACCTTGGTATTGTGCCTCTGGCCTTGGTAGAGCTGTGAGCTTTGGAAGGGGCCAGCAGGGCCAGACAGCTTTGTCTCGGCTGGCTTCTGGTGACCTTAGATCTctaagattctttttttaattattattatttccaatggctggcagcaagaaaaggttacaaagaacaaaatagcaaaaacaaacacaatacacagaacaaggaacaatacaggaacaatagagtgaaatatttagctgccgatacgctctcttgcttcccaataacaGTCACACAGGCtgcgtctggaaagctgggtgcaagtgtgcaggtgacgaatgtccatttcatcgtttgaattgcaaaggggacaattgggactcttgACAATCCTCAAGCGGTGAAGGTtttttggtaaacagtcatggccagttaaaagtcgaaacaaagctactgactctgctcttggtgctgaaggaacaaaatcacggtttataaaccaaactttgtagttgcttctagcttttaggtcttgccaaaaaaaaaactcttgattttttcctcatatataactttattgcattgtaTGGGACTGGCTCATTTGGTAGTTGAACAATAGCAGACCTCCAATTGGCCAGAGCATCAGCTAGCTCGTTTCCTCTAATCCCACAGTGTGCAGGGATAGATTCTATTATGGTATTAAGATTATGTACCAAGTGCAGTGACAGTGAGGCCACTGCAGAGTTCTTACTCTGTTGTGTTTCCTTGTCACATGAGGACACACTGAACAGACCTGAGCTGGTGTTGGATAGATTGAGAACGAATGGACTCATGGACCTCATTTGATTTCAGACAGGGGAGTGCAAAGCAATTTTGGGATCCGTCGCAAATGACTTTGACGGGCCCCctttcatattgtttaccccaaaTTTTttgcccctcattttaaaaacctCGGGCTCTGGCCAACAGGTCTTCCTTCTcctcctgtgcacgcccctgatttcAGATCAGTGAAGATTAGCAACACATTGATTGTTTCAATTGCATGCAATTAGCTCAGTGGCAGCGCTTCCACGCCACAGGTCCAGGTTCTATCCTCGGGTCGGACATGGTCAACTCAGCTGTTCATCCCTTCATTGGCTTGATAAAATAAGTACCAAACGTGCTTGGGGGTTTCGCATTgggctgaccacctaaccagaGCTTCTGCCTAGCACCCCATAGCCCTTGATCAGGAAGACTGcgatgggcacagtaggccttggccccatGGGCAgtcgtgccactgggtttggttttgcATGTAATATATGTTCATGCAGTTAAACAACTATGCTCTTGGAATAAGCCATTCaggaatttttctttattttaacataattggaatttttgtgttttcataactAATTAAGAATAATTGTGCACTTTGTTGTATgtattttcacaattttaaatgcTCGTACCAACAATAGCAGATGATGCATCCTGAATatgttagtatttattttagcAAAGAGAAGAAGTAACAAAGAGAATGGTAGAAAAGCTACGACAAGAAGATTTACTCCGCAGCGAAGAAAGTGGAAACTTGGATGATTTTCTGATTGTGAATGTTGAAAATGACGTGAATGCTCCGAGGGAAAAACCACGAAGGCCGCAACCTGCTCGTAAGTAAAGTTATTGTTTTAAGCAAAAGTGTTAGCtttcaaatagaaaaattccCTGCAGTCTTAAGTGATCATTAGTTAGcacaattaataaaaatgaatttaaaagcgAAATTTTTGGAACTTAAAAAGTGTTGGAAAGTTTTACTCAAAAGTTGAAACTACATAACTTAAACacatagaaaatattttgattttttaaaattgagcaTAAAATCTATATTGTGGCTGTCCATAATTGATGTCAAACTTTTTTGACCCTGCCCCTcctctttgtcacatgtcaccaTACTCCCTTCCTCCTACTTAGTCAcgtcatattttttaattaacatcacATTTCTTGCTACCcactccctcccccttgtcagaaACTCACAATTTCAGGAACCCACTCCCCAAAGCCCGACATCATTTGCGGATAGCCGTTTTGGAATTTTTGCTTGAGCACAATGAAAAAGTGGTTCAGTTAGTATTCCTTCATTTAGCACCGAATGTTTTTGCTAacttgtatatttttagtttttagatacagaaaatataagaaaattagAATTGACCTCGCTTTTAGCCTTTAATTTATGTGCGAGCTGAAACTGCCATGAAACAATGTaatataatacattataattaTGAAACAATGTAATTTCTCTAGGCAGAACCGTATGTTTTTCAATGACTTGTCAATTTGTTTCAACTtcttaaaatacaaaatactgtACTATTTATTTTCAGCCTCAGGAGTTAGAAGAGATGCTCAAAGACGAGTATATGGTTCTATGAGTGGAGGTGATAAGGAAGTAAGTTGTATGTATTTTGTCGAAAGAAAAGGTTgggaataaaatattcaatttgtggAAAATTATTAGCATTTGCTTCTGTTCTGCATGTATTTCCCCTTTGTTTTGTTTATAGTATCATTAACTGTGAAATATTCCTTCACAGGACAGTCTTGACTCCGATTCAGATTTGGACTTAGATGGTGAAGATGATGATGGGTCTGAAGTGAGTGATGATGATCAAGATCTTGAAAATCTCTCGGATCTTAAAATTGCCGTCACAGATCCTGCTCATGACTTCTGAATTGAATATGAAtgagatatttttattttgatagaacaaatactaaaaaaaaaaaaagaactagatAATAGAACTTTAGTAGGTCGGGAAAAACTTTGTTTATCTGGGAAACAACAAGATGGTGTGTTATATGTGGCATTGAAAATACAAAAGAACTTGTTTCTGATGATGCACTGATTATGCCTGTTTTAGCAATTGACATTTTATCAGCAGAAACATAACATTTTCATAATGCcagaaagaaatgaatttttcaagACTTTTAATCCAATGATTAATctgcttattttggaaacatttattttcttcattaaatattgcATTATTTAACCCCAGATTGCTTGCGCACCTCTTcgctttcaatcaaatttctccccacctcttttttggaagtggacgattccttgagtagctgacccataggtcataaccttgaaggggtagaaacggtggggacattctaaaattagtctctttggaattgacttctacgggtgtatcataccctgcgcaagtatttctgctacagttcTGAACTAAAGTATATGCAATGCTTCcaagagacttaaaattaaaactaggatcTAGTGACGACATTGCATCCCCTGCTAAAAAAGCAAAGTTAACGTACAAAAGTTGTACTGAAAGCCGCAATATATAagacaaaaaccaaatttgtgtgtgaaaaatgtgacaaaaacatttacatggaccatatggcatgcatttgcaaaaaaaaggtagaaattgaatgcaagtctttaaagaaagtattttataactatactttttttctcttatttgcattttcaaactttttgaaaaaaaattgaactcaaatactaaaaaacctcctcgggtatgagataccctatgcgagcaatctcgggttaaaaatacttttgttttacatgtttgttaaaataattattattataccaataataacttttattaaatgttaaaaaaataaatacaggaaATATGAGAGTTTCTATTAATATactcaaaatagtttttgatacTTAAAACTGTTTGAGAGGCAGAAGTAAACAAAATAGAGATaatataaatttctattttgtgcaataaaatttGTGTTTGTGCCTTTTATGCCATTGGTGAATTTGCTGTGATCAATCATTGAATCATATTGTTATATCTAGTCAATACATATGTAAAATGtttagttcattaaaaatatatgaaacttTTTGCACCAGTaatagaattttaataaattaCCTATATCATCATTTGTAGTTACAGTAAAGTTGTTTGTAGTTAAAGTACTGAGTGTCCAAATCAAACGTTAAATTTTAACagtgggtttttaaaaaaaaggttaagtgCTACGAAGGTGATAAATAATCAAGTTTGGCAGCTGAATTCTTAAGAGTTAGAAGTAGAGAAGCCAAAAATTGTTCTCTGGTGTGCAGCATACAAATCGATTTGTAACAAGAATGTTTCGAACAGTTTATAAAAGACATCCACCCTAGGATAAGCTACTAAGGGAGCTCACGTGGAAGcgtactgatttaaaaaaaaaacatttatgagcATTGGTATATAATTCTATTTTCTTAAGCTTTCTATTCAGTATAGCTAACTCTCCAAATTTGAttcagacaccctgtatatctgtaaacaggggtctggccaggggatatttgggtccgttaacggacccttcacaaaaatccaatcaaccaaaacggacctttcacgaaatcccgatcaaacaaaacggacctttcacaaaatcccgatcaaacaaaacggacccttcacaaaattctgataaacaagatcggatctgtcacaaattgtttattgaaagagcaaatctgaaagcaaaaaaacgcatatttctgtgtataaaccgataatttttggaacctttttttaagtcaaattagagggatcagcttatacaaaatcggctaattttgaaaaaaagaaaaaatcggcactcttgtgatgctcctgcaagcgataaataattgctactgccaaataaatataatggttgtttgttttatcacagctaattagcagcggtgttgttgtaaacttttttgaaaaggcattggtaagcacttttctccgctcatgatttaataaacaataataatatatatatctgcgaaatgaacttagaactgcaaagggatagtaagggtgaggaaaaaatatgatcgcttcagatagggttaccaacttcaaaactatcaccacttagtgtctggcgttgaacctttattatgacttgattagaaaatattctcatcattttgtcggcttgtcaatatttgcgtttttacggtgcggtgcgatgtttgaTTGTtactttgggagaaaattatatgggttttgatttttcgatgctaacaaggatgattaactttaaataaactcttttaattaccgttttttttctttagatgtctacattttgaaaaatgcaatcttttaacatctgatatgagaatcatattttgttcttttttcaagctaacttcgctttattaggattcaaataaatgaaaagtctctttatttaactctcatttcaagtttttaaagcaaaattccattttctgtaatgagtcaaaaataaaaatgctgaatagatggtttattttattttattattattttttttggaggggggggggaggggggtcaactgtgtccacagatattaatgatatgttatcataggactctaaaatgaaattttaaaataattttatcgaaaatatttcttttacaagccgtttttatacttttgatgccttcactttgagaattgcgatctctttgcatccgctatgggaatccgatttttcgaacttttgatgattattacgctttgttaagaggtaaacaattgaaatatctttttatttttgttaaaatcacggaatttataagttttaaacgaaattctgtgctttttaagagtgtcttgggtcaaaaagttgaatgccgaactctattctgaattttgttttatttatttatatttttgttactattattttaaatactgtacagaaatatatctagtataatttaacataatgcagaattgtagataaatattgatacttgaatgagcgatgcccccccccccccccccgccaaatatcagaaaaaaaatccagaatgattttctcgtcatagaagaggaaaacactcagctctaagtttaattgatgcagtttgtgccatctctaaattctaaaatttcgttttaacatttttttttttttttgcgaaatttgatttttcacaaaaaacggaccctgtgaaaaatcctggacagacccctggtaaAGTATAATAAATTAAAGAGACAAATCTATATGACTGCCTCATTTTTTTTGCGGAACTGACCTGAATGACCAAGAGAGCAACCCTATCACTGGAAAGGTATTTAGCTGCTACTGGGGTACTGTAACATTACTTAGTGAATTGCAAGCATATTATTGGAAAACTTATTACTCAGAGCCTTAGTGAAAAAGGGCACGGAAAAGGAGTCCGGTgtgttaaatgtaaattttaaaacttgcaaCGTTCTGGCATAAATTAGGCCTGTAAAAATGTGACCCTTTATTGTTCactttttaaataagtttgaGAAACAGGTCCATTTCAGAGCCCCTATGTTGCTAATTCATATTAACTTcctgaaatcaaaatttttctttccgtGCTTCCTTTTTAGAAATGAGtgtaatatttggaaatttatatgcattttttttttaatgcttctcaCACCTTTCTTGAAGTAATAGCTGTCCATAAACTGCAAGGCCGTGTCCAGAACTTTTTCCCTGGAGGGACCTGGATTTGCACATTGCCCtaaaacacacacatatatacatatagacacacatccacgcataaaaatatttaacataaaagGTGTTTTTGgtcttgatttttaatgattctacTGTTgggctgttatttttattttaatttcttattatatttttattcactttttagtGATAAGGTTAACAGAAGAGGGTCCCTTTAAGttggatgta
This genomic interval carries:
- the LOC129227748 gene encoding clusterin-associated protein 1 homolog, which translates into the protein MSFKDLRSFTEMMRALGYPRLISLENFRYPNFTLVAEILQWLVKRYDPNAELPDDIDTEQDRVIFVKSIVQFMVTKAYIKLNAKKLYMADGYAVKELLKITSVLYEAMKTKVENDLESLDDDSPGNHSFDISAKSGDLKVTRHLASEITVKGASLYDLLLKEMDLRESRSSVISKQLDITEIEQGIKQATKGLEEEIKKTNSMIENIAADEANLEAKIEKRKLDLERNQKRLQTLKSVRPAFMDEYERLEVELEDLYKKYVMKFTWLAYLEQQLEELEKIEQELILQREEVTKRMVEKLRQEDLLRSEESGNLDDFLIVNVENDVNAPREKPRRPQPARVRRDAQRRVYGSMSGGDKEDSLDSDSDLDLDGEDDDGSEVSDDDQDLENLSDLKIAVTDPAHDF